One Aphidius gifuensis isolate YNYX2018 linkage group LG5, ASM1490517v1, whole genome shotgun sequence genomic region harbors:
- the LOC122858344 gene encoding uncharacterized protein LOC122858344 — MRQKKIFYMWWILLLLIFNKYCVSSRNATHGICAMIGCDCRIISNQWINVECIFLDYQEVDLHKGSIPEEASMISLSRCRKLRIHAGAFTDKEQPERGLVTSVLTHLDREKIFQNISYPNSFIEVSECHFLVLESNAFKNVRGPLSISITRCQFVDIKKHAFSWLSQFMVTEVQSLGLSSNAFKFDVLSNRRHGPSTKIRFQSAEIAEIPSLAFPSAVSEIWMNNVTVGVIHKDAFCAVMISNLKFSNGSIFEIQSGAFSEQTLIRNFEIVNTRLRKIKMGAFRAAATNFSIFHSRFDEIETAAIEVSAATILFNFNEFHSLQKHAMVFKEWTHISVDYNFFFNLGKDAIMADEVAKTTKENPNVEFTLIGNRINKAVDRSLKFATVSEKANIAKVEYNCFDHLCDCSMIDWIQKITGKNTSVNWMMKSSLCVAGEWVEKCFKRSQGYFSMQTFTEQFCKANTGTTCNQPDTYCEQKLASPTNNPCIHSAQNDTFDVDTNNFLKLDPTNILISILCISIILLITVSILIFSALYMKRREKLIKLSTAHNLNAIHSVTDKMKRESLVLSTLELSVNHFNGSLSHENVEIENDPNEYLSHTENKASQTLPEELTEEYLKDLKNQLNDPECYSHARNIVEHLYDIIKVEENCNNNNEKKLPNHEDNMYETIIPRRKQLNMQKKMLNVGTKVPSLEKLSNEISPLVLRDYAQPTDHQSAENNYVYKELPDVIGGYVKRPMEEYTSEVLARPGLLDFFNASSLNFLDLNTDISTRSADHFRDSGDTTTHIYSEVLESNVSNLFTSTVDRSLPG, encoded by the exons atgagacaaaaaaaaatattttacatgtggtggatattattattgttaatattcaacaaatattgcGTTTCCAGTAGAAATGCAACTCATGGAATATGTGCGATGATAGGTTGTGATTGTCGTATAATTTCTAATCAATGGATTAACgttgaatgtatttttttagacTATCAG GAGGTTGATCTACATAAAGGATCGATTCCTGAGGAGGCTTCTATGATTTCTTTATCACGTTGTCGAAAGTTAAGAATCCACGCTGGTGCTTTCACAGATAAAGAACAACCGGAACGTGGCCTGGTCACCAGCGTTCTCACACATCTCGATCgagagaaaatttttcaaaatattagtTATCCGAACTCTTTTATTGAAGTATCAGAGTGTCATTTTCTCGTACTGGAGTCGAATGCATTCAAGAATGTACGAGGACCATTATCTATTTCTATAACTCGATGCCAATTTGTAGATATAAAGAAACATGCATTTTCATGGCTATCGCAGTTTATGGTGACTGAAGTACAGTCGTTAGGATTGTCGAGCAAtgcatttaaatttgatgtttTATCTAATAGACGCCATGGTCCATCGACCAAG attCGATTTCAAAGTGCAGAAATTGCTGAAATTCCAAGTTTAGCTTTTCCTTCGGCAGTATCAGAAATTTGGATGAATAATGTCACCGTAGGTGTGATTCACAAAGATGCGTTTTGTGCAGTTATGATTTCAAACTTAAAATTCAGTAATGGATCAATTTTCGAAATCCAGTCAGGCGCATTCAGCGAACAAACTCTTATTCGAAATTTTGAGATTGTCAATACTcgattaagaaaaataaagatggGTGCATTTCGAGCAGCGGCTAcaaatttttcgatttttcatTCCCG atttgatgaaattgaaaCTGCAGCAATTGAGGTCTCAGCAGCAACAATACTGTTCAATTTCAACGAATTTCACAGTCTTCAAAAGCACGCCATGGTTTTCAAAGAGTGGACTCATATTTCTGTTgattacaattttttcttcaatttggGCAAGGATGCTATTATGGCCGATGAGGTAGCAAAAACAACGAAAGAGAATCCCAACGTGGAGTTCACACTAATCGGAAATCGTATCAACAAAGCAGTAGACCGCTCGCTCAAATTTGCTACAGTTAGTGAAAAAGCCAATATTGCTAAAGTAGAATACAATTGCTTTGACCACCTTTGCGATTGTTCCATGATCGATTggatacaaaaaataacaggCAAAAATACTTCAGTTAATTGGATGATGAAATCGAGTCTGTGCGTTGCCGGAGAATGGgttgaaaaatgttttaaacgATCACAAGGATATTTTTCAATGCAGACATTTACTGAACAATTTTGCAAAGCTAACACTGGTACAACTTGTAACCAACCAGATACATATTGCGAACAAAAACTAGCTTCTCCGACCAATAATCCTTGTATTCATTCAGCACAAAATGACACTTTTGACGTTGATACGAATAACTTCTTGAAGTTAGACCCTACGAATATCTTAATTTCTATTCTCTGTATTTCAATCATTCTTTTGATCACTGTCAGTATCCTAATATTCAGTGCTTTATATATGAAACGACgcgaaaaattgataaaattatccaCCGCTCATAATTTGAATGCCATACATTCTGTGACCGATAAAATGAAAAGAGAATCATTGGTACTTTCAACATTAGAGTTGAGCGTAAATCATTTCAACGGATCACTGTCTCATGAGAATGTCGAAATAGAAAACGATCCGAATGAATATTTGTCTCATACTGAAAACAAAGCAAGTCAGACATTGCCAGAAGAGTTGACTGAAGAGTATTTGAAAGATTTGAAGAATCAACTTAATGATCCAGAGTGCTACAGTCATGCCCGAAATATAGTTGAACATCtttatgatataataaaagttgaagaaaattgtaacaataacaatgaaaaaaaacttccAAACCATGAAGATAATATGTATGAAACAATCATACCAAGAAGAAAGCAATTAAACATGCAGAAGAAAATGTTAAATGTTGGGACAAAAGTTCCTTCTCTAGAAAAGCTCAGCAATGAAATCTCGCCGTTAGTATTACGTGATTATGCACAGCCGACAGATCATCAAAGTGCggaaaataattatgtctACAAAGAGTTGCCAG ATGTTATTGGTGGTTACGTGAAACGTCCCATGGAAGAATATACCAGTGAAGTTTTGGCAAGACCGGGACTTCTAGATTTTTTCAATGCTTCTAGCTTGAATTTTTTGGATTTGAATACGGATATATCTACTCGATCTGCAGATCACTTTAGAGATTCTGGTGATACAACGACTCATATTTATTCTGAAGTTCTCGAATCAAATGTATCAAACTTATTTACGAGTACGGTAGATAGATCGTTGCCCGGTTAG
- the LOC122858346 gene encoding armadillo repeat-containing protein 1-like has protein sequence MELEEPADTQEFRETLETYRRLANDFANHDTILKDRTVLSYLAFVLEVPDEEVVVLALEILEIFNKNVENYVHLTSTFGVREALEAVINKYSFNNPKLAKHAQSVKDDIERMKPPIYNLRSRCRRVIEPKKLKTHVIVLHVSGLLPETKAELELTLIRIEGLISLVIDVEHQRVTMRTLVNVTAKCIAEAISENIQNMEARLVTKNKYNQEFFVKLLNTESGDYEELPDYLPEDEDSEDSKEGVISLFTGLKQSASTLYKSTAEFFNSSFYW, from the exons ATGGAGTTAGAGGAACCCGCTGATACTCAAGAGTTTCGAGAGACCTTGGAAACCTACCGGAGGCTTGCGAATGACTTTGCCAATCATGACACAATATTGAAG gatagaACAGTCCTTTCGTATCTTGCATTTGTTCTTGAGGTACCTGATGAAGAAGTTGTTGTTCTTGCTCTAGAAATTCTTGagattttcaataaaaatgttgaaaattatgTCCATTTAACCTCCACGTTTGGTGTTCGTGAGGCACTTGAGGcggttataaacaaatattcatttaataatccaAAGTTAGCAAAACATGCACAATCTGTCAAAGATGATATTGAACGAATGAAACCacctatatataatttaaggaGTCGCTGTAGACGAGTTATCGAACCAAAGAAGCTCAAGACTCATGTTATTGTACTTCACGTTAGCGGACTTTTACCT GAAACGAAAGCTGAGCTAGAGTTGACATTGATTAGAATCGAAGGACTTATATCTCTTGTAATTGATGTTGAACATCAAAGGGTAACGATGAGAACTTTGGTTAATGTTACGGCAAAATGTATAGCTGAAGCTATTTcagaaaatattcaaaatatggAAGCAAGATTagttactaaaaataaatacaatcaaGAGTTCTTTGTAAAATTG ctGAATACTGAAAGTGGAGATTACGAAGAGCTACCAGATTATCTACCGGAAGATGAAGATTCAGAAGACTCAAAAGAGGGTGTGATCTCACTATTTACAGGACTAAAACAGAGTGCCTCGACTTTGTACAAATCAACGGcggaattttttaatagttcatTTTACTGGTGA